In one window of Arachis ipaensis cultivar K30076 chromosome B06, Araip1.1, whole genome shotgun sequence DNA:
- the LOC107645447 gene encoding uncharacterized protein LOC107645447 — MAKTPIFSLFQTISFLLVIQSPFATSHPLNPLPIILSVTDFGASGDGLSYDTTAIQSTIDACPDGRPCRVTFPAPGKYLTATVFLKSGVVLNVEPGATVLGGTRLEDYPEDSSRWYVILAENASNVGIEGGGAVDGQAGKFVVREDPRKNVMVSWNQTGACSGDECRPRLIGFVDCNHVRVSNISLNHPAYWCLHMVRSNNIRIEDVGIYGDFNIPNNDGIDIDDSNNTIINRCHIDTGDDAICPKSSTSPVYNLTATNSWIRTKSSAIKLGSASWFDFKHFVFDNITIVDSHRGLAFQIRDGGNVSDIVFSNINISTRYYDPLWWGRAEPIYVTTCPRSATSKEGSISNILFINITANAENGIFLSGSKRGLLRNLRFINMNVTYRRFTSYEGGLWDYRPGCQELVKHNTAGMMMEHIDGLEVNNVEMRWSNEQEQLDQWNNPLEFRPSTVNNVSFIHFNSGFYTNSKSSS, encoded by the exons ATGGCGAAGACACCAATCTTCTCCCTCTTCCAGACCATCTCATTTCTCCTCGTCATCCAATCACCTTTTGCCACGTCACACCCTCTAAACCCCCTCCCAATCATCCTCTCCGTCACTGACTTTGGAGCCTCCGGCGACGGCCTCAGCTACGACACCACAGCCATTCAGTCCACCATCGACGCCTGCCCCGATGGACGCCCCTGTCGCGTCACCTTCCCTGCGCCGGGAAAGTACCTGACTGCCACCGTGTTCCTGAAGTCCGGCGTAGTGCTGAACGTGGAGCCCGGCGCCACCGTGCTTGGAGGAACTAGGCTGGAGGACTACCCGGAGGACTCGTCGCGGTGGTACGTGATATTGGCGGAGAACGCATCGAACGTGGGGATCGAAGGTGGCGGAGCGGTGGACGGACAGGCGGGGAAATTCGTCGTGAGGGAGGATCCGAGGAAGAACGTAATGGTGAGCTGGAACCAGACAGGAGCGTGCTCCGGCGACGAGTGCCGGCCTCGGTTGATCGGTTTTGTTGATTGCAACCACGTTAGGGTTTCCAACATTTCCCTCAACCACCCTGCTTATTGGTG CTTGCACATGGTACGAAGTAACAACATAAGAATTGAAGATGTTGGAATTTACGGAGACTTCAATATTCCAAACAACGATGGCATTGACATAGATGactcaaacaacacaataatCAATAGATGCCACATTGATACAGGAGATGATGCAATATGTCCAAAGTCTTCCACTAGCCCCGTTTACAACCTCACTGCCACCAATTCTTGGATTCGAACCAAATCCTCTGCAATCAAACTTGGAAGTGCTAGTTGGTTTGATTTCAAGCACTTTGTCTTTGATAACATCACTATTGTAGATTCTCATAGAGGACTTGCCTTCCAGATTCGTGATGGAG GAAATGTAAGCGACATTGTATTCTCAAACATAAACATCAGCACAAGATACTATGATCCATTATGGTGGGGGAGAGCAGAACCTATCTATGTCACTACTTGTCCTCGTAGTGCAACCTCAAAGGAGGGTTCAATCTCAAACATACTCTTCATTAACATCACTGCAAATGCTGAAAATGGCATCTTTTTATCCGGGTCAAAGAGAGGGTTGTTAAGGAATTTGAGATTCATCAACATGAATGTCACCTATAGAAGGTTCACAAGTTATGAAGGTGGGTTGTGGGACTATAGGCCAGGGTGCCAAGAATTAGTGAAACACAACACTGCTGGAATGATGATGGAACACATTGATGGTCTTGAGGTTAATAATGTAGAAATGAGATGGTCAAatgaacaagaacaacttgatCAGTGGAATAATCCTTTGGAGTTTAGGCCTTCTACTGTGAATAATGTCAGTTTTATTCATTTTAATTCTGGTTTCTACACAAATAGCAAATCAAGTTCATGA
- the LOC107645446 gene encoding transcription factor bHLH48 (The sequence of the model RefSeq protein was modified relative to this genomic sequence to represent the inferred CDS: added 78 bases not found in genome assembly): MEQATGVLRGSTHDDVVLESIQFNEEIRGIMAPAPAPENASSFTALLELPPTQAVELLHSPDCPAAAREPPCHVSTNQKPYLLCSYGGNLTFPSNAALIERAAKFSVFAGENSPPEDAARLAPVAVSGVVKNEPQETDSNPSSTQGCVSDPAVDTKNQKTAKRKEREKKGKGSSKKSKSVADECSGDGEKLPYVHVRVRRGQATDSHSLAERARREKINARMKLLQELVPGCNKISGTALVLDEIINHVQSLQRQVEFLSMKLAAVNPRIDFSLDSLLATDGSSVMDSNLTSMASPVMWPENLANGNRQHFQQQWQFDAFHQPLWGREEANHNFMTPEHSLLSYDSSANSASLQSNQLKMEL; this comes from the exons ATGGAGCAAGCCACAGGAGTGCTGCGTGGATCCACTCACGACGACGTCGTATTAGAGTCAATTCAATTCAACGAAGAAATCCGGGGAATCATGGCGCCCGCGCCCGCGCCGGAAAACGCCAGCTCATTCACCGCGCTGCTCGAGCTACCGCCGACGCAGGCCGTTGAGCTCCTCCATTCTCCTGATTGCCCGGCCGCTGCTCGGGAACCGCCGTGCCATGTTAGCACCAACCAAAAACCCTACCTTCTTTGCTCCTACGGCGGCAATTTGACCTTCCCTTCCAACGCCGCGCTGATAGAACGCGCCGCCAAGTTCTCCGTCTTCGCTGGCGAGAACTCGCCGCCGGAGGATGCGGCGCGCCTGGCTCCAGTAGCTGTATCCGGCGTGGTGAAGAATGAGCCGCAGGAAACCGACTCGAACCCCAGCTCCACGCAGGGTTGCGTTTCGGATCCCGCTGTTGATACCAAGAATCAGAAGACCGCGAAGAGGAAGGAGCGAGAGAAGAAG GTTCGAGTTCGTCGAGGTCAAGCCACAGATAGCCATAGCTTAGCAGAAAGG GCAAGGAGAGAGAAGATAAACGCTCGGATGAAGCTTTTGCAAGAGCTGGTCCCCGGTTGCAACAAG ATATCAGGAACGGCCTTGGTTCTGGATGAAATTATCAACCACGTGCAATCTCTACAGCGTCAAGTGGAG TTCTTATCAATGAAATTAGCAGCTGTTAATCCAAGAATTGATTTCAGCCTGGATAGCTTGCTGGCTACTGAT GGGTCATCTGTAATGGACAGCAACTTAACTAGCATGGCTTCACCTGTTATGTGGCCAGAAAACCTAGCCAATGGTAACAGACAGCATTTTCAACAACAGTGGCAATTTGATGCATTCCACCAACCACTTTGGGGGAGGGAAGAAGCCAACCATAATTTCATGACTCCAGAACACTCACTTCTGAGTTATGACTCGTCTGCTAATTCAG CATCTCTGCAGTCAAATCAATTGAAGATGGAGCTCTGA